CGCTTGGAAGGTTTCTTCTATAAGTTAATTGGTAAAAATACCGAGGAACAAACTGTAGATGAGTTATATATGTACTACCGAGCGCAAGCTATTATTTCTCGCAAAGCTCTAAAGGAACTTACGGCCATAGACAAACCAAGCGCCGAACATATCTTTACCAAAGAAGCCTTGGCTCACGTGGTAAAACTCTACACGACCTTCAAAGAAAATTCCGAACAAAAAATGGAAGCTACCGCCACCAAACACACAGAAAGATATGAGAAATTGGCTTTTGAACTAGCCACTCACGGTGTAGAAAAGATACAAGAAAATGTCTTGCATGAACTATACGAACGTGGACTGATAACCCCGAAGTTATTTATTACTTTATCGGAGGAAATGGGTGAAAATAAACAAAGTTAAATCTTACGTTGAGTAAAAGAACACAAAACAAAAAGTGCCTAATACCAATACCTCTTTGAGCTTGAATCACCACCCTAATTGCACAGACCATCACTTCCAAAATATCTGATGTGGAGACTTGAAATTATGTCTCTTTCTAGGACGATGATTTATACGACGAACCGCTTCAGAAAGTTCTTGTGGAGTAATGGTGTTGAAATCCAAGTCTTTCGGAAAATATTGTCGAAGTAGCCCGTTAGTATTTTCATTGGTACCACGCTCCCAAGAGTGGTATGGATAAGCAAAGTACACAGTCATACTCGTTTGTTTCTCAAACCGTTCCCAGTCACTGAACTCGGTACCGTTATCAAAGGTAGCGGTCTTTCGTTTGTTTTTGGGTATACGCCTGAATTTTTCCACCGCCAGTTTAGTGAGTAAAGTAGCATTTAATTTTGGCAGAAGATACGCAATTAGATACCCGCTTCTGCGATCAACGAAGGTGACAATACGTACTCGTTTGTCTCTTCCCAGCATAGTATCTCCCTCCCAATCTCCCAAACGGGAGCGACGTTCAATAATGGGCGGTCGTTCATCAATACGACGTTTCTTGGCTCTTTCACGAACTTTTTCACGTATTTTGGTGCCTCGTTTGCGCCGATACTTGCCTTTCTGAGAACGAAGAAATTGTTTAAGGTGTGGAGCTCGTTCGTTAATGTATCGGTAGATAGTGCTCGCAGAGATGTCATCACGTACTCCGACTATCTGTTCCGGTGAGTAGTGTTGTTTTAATAATCGTTTCACTTCTCGTAATAATACTCCTTTGAGTATTCTAGTACCTTCCATAGCAATGATACGTGCCTGTTTTTTCTTTCTGCGAACCTCGCGAGCATCGTATCTATCCCGACCACCATACGCTTTAATATGTCTATTAACCGCACTTGGATCTTTGTTGATAATGTGCGCAATCTCCACTCCTGAGTATCCCGCTTTGAGCATACGTGAAATAACCGGCCAGTCTTCCGGTCCTATTTGTTTGTGTGACATACAAAAGCAGTATGTATGTCATCTTGACCTGTGCAATTAGGGTGCAAAGGATTGTGCAATTAGGGTGAGAATTCAGGGAGTTAACCTTGACTTATGTGTGATATATCATATTCTACGTAATAGGATAATTTGAATAACATCTTTTCTAAGGAGAGACAATGAAGTACTTTAAAAGCCTATTAGTTGTTTTTGCTGTTGTTTTTTCAACAACAGCAGCAACAGCAAAACAATCCATGACTGTTCAGAGTTTTCAAAGTTAACAGGCATGTACATTCAAAAAGAGTGTACAGGAAAAATAATAAGATCATATCAAATTGAGGGATACGATCAGTTACCTGCCACTGCAATACTGACAATGAGACACATAAACGCCGCAAAAGAGTTTGGGGAATCCATTTCTTATAAAAAAATAACTGGTTTTAGTTTTTTTCCAGGGATCACAAAGCACACAACCTGGTCGCTAACATACAACAAAGACCAAGATTCATTTGTTGTGGAACCAAGTACCAACAATCAATATGGTATTGGCATGAAAACAGGCATAATTATAATAATCTTGATTTTCTGTTCATTATTGTCTGGATATCTAGATTCCGCAACCGTTAACCCCCTGAGAAAACCGAGCACCATAGCAACTGCGGTTGGAGCAATAATCGGCATTAATTCAAGCATTGCTTCCGCAATATTTTGTGGAATACTCACGTTTTTTGTAATAATGTTTACACGAGCTAAAGTAGATGTCGAAGGAGAACCCTGTTCAGTTTCTACCAGCGTAGTATCAGGCATAATTATCGGTGGATTTCTAGGTTGCATGTGTTTACTCATTCTATCTGAAGCAGGATACGAACTAAGTAACCATATAACCATGAATGGAGCACTGTTCTTAACACTTCTTATTGTACTTAAATATTCTTTCATAATATCTAACGGACTTATGGGAAGTAAAAAGCATCCTAGCCTGTCTACATAAAAAACCGAACAATCATTCAAAAACGCCCTACAATCATTTTCTGTAGGGCGTTATTTTATATTTTTATAGGTTTTGTAATAAGACTTCAGTCTCCTTGCCATACAAATTAGGAGGAGCGGAGCTCTGACTATAATTTGTTAGTGCGAGACCTTTCAATTTTTTACATTCCTAAGTGAAAAATTGAAGAAAAATCGTACCTTAGTACGATTTTGGTCTACGTGCCCTGAAATTAAGGAGTCACTTTAGTGATGACTATAATTTCAGTGTGCACGCAGACATTAGATTTGACCTTACCAGGGAAAATCTAATGTCTAAAATCCTACTTTTAGTAGGATTTTAGTCTGCGTGCCTTCTCATGTTGCCTTATCTTCTCCAAAGCCTTCGCTTCGATCTGACGAATACGCTCACGAGTCACGCCAAATTCTTTACCTACTTCTTCAAGGGTATGGTAAGTACCGTCCAAAAGTCCATGGCGCATTTCGAGAATCTTTCTTTCCTTTTCTGACAAAGTATCTAAAATTTCAGTGATTTGGTCGGTCAAAATACTATGTGCCACCTCCTGGTCTGGAGACACAATTTTGTCGTCAGAAATAAAGTCAGAAAGTCGAGACCGATCATCCTCATCACCGACCGGAAGTTCAAGTGAGATAGTGTCCTGACTAATTTTTTCGATCTGATACACTTTTTCTACTTCTACCCCCATTTCAGTAGCAATCTCTTCCGGCATTGGTTCTCGCCCAAGGTCCTGAGATAGACGTCGTGACACCTGCTTGTACTTAGCCATAGTTTCTACCATGTGGACTGGAATACGAATCGTACGAGACTGATCGGCCAACGCACGAGTAATCGCTTGACGAATCCACCAAGTAGCATAAGTAGAAAACTTAAAGCCTTTGGTAAAGTCAAACTTATCTACCGCCTTGAAAAGACCTAGGTTTCCTTCCTGAATAAGGTCTAGCAAAGTCAGATCCGGTGAGCGTCCGACATACTTCTTCGCAATCGATACCACTAGACGTAAGTTGGCGCGAGCCAAAAGATTTCTCGCTTCCTCATCCCCTTCGACAATTCTCTTTGCCAATACTCTTTCCTCATGGGCGTTCAAAAGTGGATATTGCCCAATTTCTCGCAAATACATTTGGATAGAATCATAGCTACTGTCACTACGCTTGAAAGCGTTTTTTTGAGCAATTACTTCAACACTCGGATCTTCACCCAACATTCCACCGCTTTGCAAAACATCAATTCCAGCAATTGAAAAACGCTCATACAAGACATCTAAGAATTCGATGTCTTTTTCTATCTCAGGAAAAGAGCGAAGTAGCTCGTCGTAAGTTATGTAACCACGCTCGCGCCCCATCTGCATCAACTCGGCCGCCTTTAGCTCGAGAATCCTCTCGCTCTTGGTCAAGGTCTTTTTCTTCGCGCTTTTAGTAGCCTTAGTTGGATTTTTAGCTGCTGGTTTTTTAGCTGTCGACTTGGTTGTTTTATTAGTGGCTGCTTTAGTTGTTTTGGTAGCCTTAGTCTTAGTTTTTACAGGTTTTTTAGTTACCACCTTAGCTTTAGCTTTTGGTTTAGCCGTTGATTTTTTTACCGGTTTTTTAGCTACTTTGGTAGCAGTCTTGTCAGTTTTTTTAGACACTTTTTTAGCCGGTGTCTTGGCTTTGGTAGGAGCTTTTTTTACTGTGTTTTTTTTGTTGGTTTTGTTTACGGTTTTGGCCGCTTTTTTACTTGCTGTTTTAGTTGTCTTTTTACTTGCTTTTATAGCCATAGTCCTACAACTATACATAAAAAAACCAAATAGTCTAGTAGCTTAATACACTTATTTAGTGTATGAGAGTTTGGTCATACGGGACCCTCTGACGCTCTAATTGCAGTTCCCCCACCTCCTTCATACTACTAGCCACCGTCTCAGTATCACCCTCTTTTTCCGCTTCACTGATCTTTTTTCTAGCCATCTGCAATTTTTGCCTAATCATCACCTCTCGTAGTTGGTTAAAAGCATGGACAACCTCGTCCTCAAAAACCTTGCGCGGGTACTGGTCAAGCGCCGCTTCCATACGAAAAGTTACCTCTGCTAACTCTGACTTTGGAATAATATTTTCAATTTCTACTAAGGATAATTCTGTATTAACTTCAATTTCTTTTACTAAACGCTCTGTGACCTCAGGTTTAAAAAGTGGTAATACCCCCAGCAGATAAGTTAATAGTGTTTCCTTTCTTTTTTCTCCGTTAGCACCAACATCTTTTTTTGATACTACTTTACCTTGATTTACACTCGGAACAACTTTAGCTGAATGTTCCGCCGATTCGCTTAAACGCTCCAACTCAAAATGAACAGCGTCCTTGGTTGTACCAAGTGCTTCAGCAATTTTGATAGTAAAATGATCTTGATCAATCCTATTAGGCAGAAGCAAAACGTAGGGCAAAACCTCCTCTCTAGCTCTCAACTTAAAGGTTCGCTCCTCAAGCTTAGCTTGAGCTAGAATTGATAACAAAAACTCAATAACATGGACTGACTTCCCAACAATCTGTTTAAATTCTTTCGGGTCACGCAAAATCATATCAGCCGGATCAGCTCCCTCCGGCATTACTGCCACCTTCACGTCTAAGCCACGACGAAGCATCAAATCTGCCGCTTTCTTGATAGCAGCGATTCCAGCTTTATCAGCATCAAGTGCCAACACCACTTTGTCCGACAATCGCTCAAGTAGTTGCACATGCTCCACCGTCAGAGCCGTCCCCGAGACCGCTACAGTATTGCTATAACCAGCTTGATGACTCATCACTACATCAAACTGCCCCTCTACTATCAAGGAAAAACCAAGCTGCCTAATACCATGCTTAGCCTTATGATAACCATAAAGTATTTCAGACTTCTTAAATAGTTCTGTCTCCGGTGAATTTACATACTTGGGTATATCATCCCCTTTTTCTACTGTCCGCCCGGAAAAAGCCACCACTTTCCCACCCTGATTAAAAATCGGAAACATCACCCGCTTACGAAATACATCATATGGCTCTTTACCATCCTCTCCACCTTTGATTAAACCAGCCCTTAAAAGCTCATCCTTGGTGTACCCCTTACCACTTAGATATTCTTTGGCCGCGCGCCAACCAGCTTCCGGTGGACCGGGCGCAAAGCCTAGTCGCCACGTCGCCATTGTAGCGGCCAACACTCCGCGCTTTAAAATGTATTGCTGTACTTCAGTATTTTCCCGTAAAGAAGCTTCATAAAAAACAGTTGCTTCTTCGAGTACCCCATAAGAGCGATCCTGCTCAGTCTTTTTCTGTGGCGATACTGGTACCAACGGAACCCCAGCCTTATCAGCCAACATCTTTAAAGCCTCTTTAAAATCTACCCCTTCAATTTCTTGGATAAAAGTAAACATATCACCACCAACGCCACAACCATAACAATGATACATTCCACGCTCTGGTGACACGTTAAAAGATGGGGTTTTTTCATTATGAAAAGGACACCGCGCTTTAAAATGTCGCCCGGCTTTATGAAGCTCCACGTAGGGAGAAATCACATCAATAATGTTGAGACGGTCTTTGATTTGCTGAACAGTATCACTCATAGTTTTGTATTGAGTGCATTATACGCGAAATTTGTAGTCGATGCACAAACCTTGACTTTTTCCCTTTACTTCCCTGTTTTTATTGATATATTGGTGGTTGGTTTAACTTTTTTGGAGGTCTGGTATGTACAATTTTGAACCTTTAACGACTTTTGTATACACAATTAGCTTTGCTACTTGGTTAAGACTGGTTGCTATATTTTTTATTTTTGGTTTGACTTTAATATCAACCGAGTACACTGACAACATTACCATACCAATTGGAATGGTAGCTATTGGATTTGTCTTAATTATGGGGAGCTTTCTGTGTAAGGACAAAAGTTGATTATGGATGTTGTAAAAAAGCCGGTTTGCATATTATTTCGCGCAAACCGGCTGTTTTTATTTTGAATTTTAAAACAATTCGAAAAATGGCTTTGTAGTATAAAAAAAATAAAGCCGACTACACATTCTTTCTGTGCATCGGCTTTATGTTTACAAAAGATAATGTGGGTGTACTTAAATTGCCACACCCCATTCTGTTATTTCAAAATCAAAAACAGGAGTACCAGCCAGCCCTACAACATTTTCCGTTGAATCAAAAAACACGTAGTCATTTGGTGTGTCCTTGTATATATTATCTCCATCTTCAAAATGTTTGGCTACTTGAGGAATACCATATTTTTCCAACACTAGCCAAAATCCAGAGTCGGAATACAAAAAGGCAGTGTCATATCCGTCGCCGCCAGAAAGCATGTCTCCACCCCCGTTGGATATCATTTTGTCATTCCCACGACCCGCAACAACCACATCAAATGTTTTTTTTGGGTAGTGATGTCTGTATTGTGTCATTACCACTTGTACCTAGAAAAAACATGTTTTTCTCCTTTTAGTTTAAAAAATATACACCCCTCATACAATAATAATACTGTATGTAGTGCGCGGTAAAACTAGCACAATATAGAGTTGTTGTCAACAGGGAAATCCTGAATTCTCACCCTAATTGCACAATCCTTTGCACCCTAATTGCACAGGTCAAGATGACATACATACTGCTTTTGTATGTCACACAAACAAATAGGACCGGAAGACTGGCCGGTTATTTCACGTATGCTCAAAGCGGGATACTCAGGAGTGGAGATTGCGCACATTATCAACAAAGATCCAAGTGCGGTTAATAGACATATTAAAGCGTATGGTGGTCGGGATAGATACGATGCTCGCGAGGTTCGCAGAAAGAAAAAACAGGCACGTATCATTGCTATGGAAGGTACTAGAATACTCAAAGGAGTATTATTACGAGAAGTGAAACGATTATTAAAACAACACTACTCACCGGAACAGATAGTCGGAGTACGTGATGACATCTCTGCGAGCACTATCTACCGATACATTAACGAACGAGCTCCACACCTTAAACAATTTCTTCGTTCTCAGAAAGGCAAGTATCGGCGCAAACGAGGCACCAAAATACGTGAAAAAGTTCGTGAAAGAGCCAAGAAACGTCGTATTGATGAACGACCGCCCATTATTGAACGTCGCTCCCGTTTGGGAGATTGGGAGGGAGATACTATGCTGGGAAGAGACAAACGAGTACGTATTGTCACCTTCGTTGATCGCAGAAGCGGGTATCTAATTGCGTATCTTCTGCCAAAATTAAATGCTACTTTACTCACTAAACTGGCGGTGGAAAAATTCAGGCGTATACCCAAAAACAAACGAAAGACCGCTACCTTTGATAACGGTACCGAGTTCAGTGACTGGGAACGGTTTGAGAAACAAACGAGTATGACTGTGTACTTTGCTTATCCATACCACTCTTGGGAGCGTGGTACCAATGAAAATACTAACGGGCTACTTCGACAATATTTTCCGAAAGACTTGGATTTCAACACCATTACTCCACAAGAACTTTCTGAAGCGGTTCGTCGTATAAATCATCGTCCTAGAAAGAGACATAATTTCAAGTCTCCACATCAGATATTTTGGAAGTGATGGTCTGTGCAATTAGGGTGGTGATTCAAGAATTGTGAGGTTGAAGAAGAAAGAGCGGCGCCTACGGCGCCGCTCTTTCTTCTTCAAATTCCCTCTATAATTCTATTTTACTTCTCCATCTTTTCGATCATCTCGTACTTCCTGCTTCCCTCAAAGCCAGAACCAGCTGGGATAAGCTTACCAATAATCACATTTTCCATTAGTCCCGCGAGATTATCATGACTTCCCTTCACCGCTGCGTTGATCAAGACGCGAGTAGTGTTTTGGAAAGAAGCAGCTGACAAGAAGCTCTTACGTGATAGTGACGTTTCGGTAATACCAAGGATAAGTTTTTCAGCCTTAGCTACTTCCTTACCAGCTTCTTTCAACTTATTGTTTTCTTCAACGAAAATCCACTCCTCTACCACATCACCAACAGTAAATGGACTTTCGCCAGAGCTGGTGATTTTTACTCGAGACATCATTTGCTTAACAATCAACTCGATATGCTTACGAGCAATGGTCACACCCTGAAGTTCGTAGATCTTGTTTACTTCAGAAATAATGTAGTCTTGAGTAATTTCTTGTCCACCAAACTTGAAGAGTTCCGGCAGTAGGGCTGATCCGTCAGTTAGTAGCTGACCAGCTTTTACAGTGTCACCCTTCGATACCGCCACCACACGACGATAGTGTACTTCGTACTCGATATTATCTTTCTTCTTTGGCGCTCCCTTAGCCGTCATATCTGGAGCCACCACTATCACCTTCTCTCGTCCTTCAGTACGAATACCTACTACCTGCCCCTCACACTTAGATACCACAGCCGGAATCTTTGGCTGACGTTTTTCAAATACTTCTTCCACACGCGGCAGACCCTGAGTTACGTCTCCACCTTGAGAAGCTGCACCTCCGGCGTGCTTGGTGTTCATAGTTAGCTGAGTACCCGGCTCACCAATCGCTTGCGCTGCTACCGTACCTACCGCCTCACCAATGTCCACCAGTTGGTTGGTTGAAAGATCGATACCATAACAGTGCTGACAGACACCACGCAGTGTCTTACAAGTCATTGGTGAACGAACCACCACCGACTCACAAGTTGACTCCTCAACTGCGATTGCATCAAGACGAGTAAGTAGATGTCCCTTAGGGAAAATCACTCGACCCTTAGTATCAATCGCGTCTTCAGCCAAGATTCTACCCTTAATAGCCTTTGAGAAAGCAATCTCAATTCCGGAAGCAGAGATACGATTTATGTTGACACCCTGCTTAGTTTTACAATCTGACTCAGTTACAATCGCGTCCTGTGCTACCACGAAGAGACGGCGAGTCAAATATCCAGCCTTAGCGGTCTGGAGAGCGGTGTCAGCCAGACCCTTACGAGAACCGTGAGTGGTAATAAAGTACTCAATCGGAGACATACCTTCCTTCATTGAAGAAAGAATCGGGAATTCAATTGTCTCACCACGAGTGTTTACAATCAAACCTTTCATACCAGCCATCTGAGCAATCTGTCCTAGTGAACCTCTAGCCCCAGACTTCCACATTTCAAAAGCCGACCCGTTTTCGTCCAATGTTTCAGGCAAAGCTTTCTCAATTTCAGTTTTCGCACGGTGCCAGATTTCTACAATCATACGGCGGCGTTCGTCGCGCGAGATCAGACCTTCATCATAAGCCTCAATAACAGACAATTCCTCAGCTCTAGATTTATCTAAAATTGCTGTTTTTTCTTTTGGCACACTCACTTCATCAATACCCCAAGTCACACCTGACTTAGTAGCGTATCGTAAACCAAGACGCTTTAGTTTATCGACAATCGGTGGTACCGCTTCTGGGCCACGAGAGTCAATGATATCAATAATCACTGTGAAGAGAGTTTTTTGAATCACAACATCATTTATAAAATGATGGTCTGACGGCAAAACACTGTTGAAGATCAAACGCCCCACTGTAGTTTCAAAAATCTTACCTTCAAACTGTTGGTATTTTTCGGTATCAGTAGCCAAAACCTTAACCTTAGCCCTAAAGTCAATAACCCCGTAATCAAAAGCATTGATGGCGTCATTTGGTGAGGCAAAGAATTTACCTTCACCCTTTGCTCCTTCAATTATCTTTGTCATCCAGTAGGCACCAAGCGCCATATCAAGCAATTTTTCAGAAACCACTGGCTCAGCTGAACCTGGCTTAAGAATATTTTTGTTAGCTGAAATAATCTCTTTAGCTTCCAACTGTGCCTCTTCTGACAAAGGTACGTGTACCGCCATCTGGTCACCGTCGAAGTCTGCGTTGAAAGCACGACAAACCAGTGGGTGCACTTGAATCGCATTACCTTCGATCAATACCGGCCGAAAAGCCTGAATACCCTGACGGTGCAAAGTCGGTGCTCGGTTTAGAAGTACATGACGACTCTTAATAACATCTTCCAAAATCGCCCATACCTCTGGCACACCATCTTCAATCAAGCGGCCAGCACCACGAATGTTATAAGCCAACTCCTGTTTCAATAGTTCAGCCACCACAAACGGTCGGAAAAGCTCCAGTGCCATATGCTTAGGTAGACCACACTGATCAAGTGCCAACTCCGGACCAATCACAATCACTGAACGTCCAGAGTAGTCTACACGCTTACCAAGTAGGTTTTGACGGAAGTATCCTTGCTTACTCTTTAGATAGTCAGACAATGACTTAAGAGGACGACGTTGAGCTTGACTCATGGCTGAGTAAGCACCGCCACCATGACGGATTGAGTTGTCGATCAAAGCGTCAACCGCTTCCTGCAAGATACGCTTTTCATTACGCAAAATCACATCCGGAGCCTGAATATCAATCAATTTCTTAAGACGGTTGTTACGGTTGATTACTCGACGGTAAAGATCGTTTAGGTCTGAAGAAGCGTGACGTCCACCCTCAAGGGCTACCATCGGACGAATCGCTGGTGGGATGACAGGAATACGTACCAAGAACATCCACTCCGGACGTACACCAGCATTAATCATACCGCGCACTAGCGATAGACGCTTATCAAGCTTAGCTCGTTCCATGGCTCCAGCTGTCTCTCGTTCTTTTTCTAGTTGTTCCAAAAGCTTTGGTAGATCAACCTGCTTAAACAAGTCATAAATTGCCTCCGCTCCAATTCGAGCTTCAAATAAAGTACTGTACTTAATTGAATAGCGATGGAAAGTTAACTCATCTAGAACCACTCCAGGATTAACTCCTTCAATCTCACGACGCATTTCCTCCATTCGAGACTTGAGAGCTTCCTTGGCTTCTTCGTTTTGTAGAGACTTTACTTTGGTCTTGTATTCAGTGTCTAGCTCCTTGAGCAAACGGGCTCTATCCTCCTCACTAACTTTAGTGATGATGTATCCGGCGAAGTAGATAACCTTTTCTACCGCAGAAGCAGTAATACCGAGAATCATGGCGATTCGACTTGGTACACCACGCAAAAACCAGATGTGTGACACTGGAATACAAAGATCAATGTGTCCCATTCGTTCTCGACGTACAATCGCACGAGTCACTTCCACTCCACATTTTTCACAGACGATTCCTTTGTAGCGGATACCTCGATACTTTTTACACGAACACTCATAGTCCTCAACCGGACCAAAAATACGTTCGTCAAATAGACCATGCTTTTCTGGACGCTGGGTACGATAATTAATAGTTTCCGGCTTTGTCACCTCTCCGTGTGACCAATCAAGAATGGTCTCCGGGGCAGCTAAGCGCAAACTAATCTCAGTAAAATTAGTTGGAGCAGCCGGAGCTTGTTTGGTGAATGATGATGTTTTAGTAGACATATTATTTATTTTACGCTGATTCATAATCTCGCTTCGGACGTTCTGCTCTATCTAATTTTACGTCCAGTGATAATCCTCTAAGCTGGTTAACCAACACATTGAAAGCGGCTGGTGTATGTGGGTGACTGATTTTTTCACCACGCACGATCGCGTCAAAAGCCGCTGACCTTCCAACAATATCGTCAGACTTAATAGTCAACATTTCGCGTAGAGTATAAGCAGCTCCATAACCCAGAAGTGCCCACACCTCCATTTCTCCAAATCTCTGACCTCCGATCTGAGCCTTTCCACCAAGTGGCTGCTGGGTAATAAGTGAGTATGGACCAATTGAACGCATGTGAATCTTATCTTCCACCATGTGGTGCAATTTAAGAATATACATGTAACCAACCGCAGTTTTCTGAGCAAATTTATCACCAGTCAAACCATCACGTAGTTGAATCTTTCCATCCTCTGGTAAACCGGCTGCTTTTAGCTCAGCTTTTACATGGTCTTCAGTCGCTCCAGCAAACGGTGGAACAATAGCTTGGTAACCAAGAGTGTTAGCCGCCATACCTAGGTGGAGTTCTAGAATCTGTCCAAGGTTCATACGAGAAGGTACTCCAAGCGGTGTAAGCAAGACATCAATTGGTTGACCATCTTCGGTATACGGCATGTCTTCTTCCGGCAAGATACGAGAGATAACTCCCTTGTTTCCGTGTCGTCCAGCTAGCTTGTCTCCCACAGACACATTTCTAACTTGGGCGATTGTGACATGAATACGCTTGATTACACCGCTTTCAAGCTGATGTCCGTTGTCTCGAGAGAAAATCTTTACCCCGATCACACGACCCCGCTTACCAGCTTCAAGTCGTAATGAAGTATCCTTCACATCCTTTGCTTTTTCACCAAAGATCGAGCGTAATAGTCGCTCTTCTGGAGAAAGTTGAGTTTCACCTTTTGGTGTTACCTTACCAACCAAGATATCTCCCGGTCGCACCTCCGCTCCGATACGGATGATACCGTCCTCATCTAGGTTGCGAAGTTTTAGTTCTGACACATTTGGAATGTCTGAAGAAGTAACTTCTGGACCAAGTTTAGTGTCACGTACTGACACCTCAAGCTCATCGAGGTGAATAGTTGAGAACTTACTTTGCTTTACCAAGCGCTCAGAAATAACAATCGCATCTTCGTAGTTAGCACCATTCCAACTCATGAAAGCCACAAGAGCGTTTTGACCTACCGCAATCTGACCGTTATCAGTTGACGATGTATCAGCCAACAAATCACCTCGCTTCACCTTATCTCCGACGGTTACCGCTGGTCGATGATAGAAAGCTGAGAAGTCATTAGTTCTTTGGAATGAAGTGAGTGGATAATCTTTTTTCTTGCCGTCTTTGTTCTTTACCACTATGTGTTTCGCATCACATTCTACCACCTCACCAGCTTCAGATGCATAAATAACTCTATGAGTATCACGAGCCACCATACCTTCTACACCAGTCGCCACAATCGGTGCTTCTTGAACTAGACAAGGAGTAGCCTGCTTCTGCATGTTTGAACCCATCAGAGTACGGTTGGCATCGTCATGGTTCATAAAAGGAATCATGGAGGTTGCCACTGAGAATGGCTGATTGGTTGCCACATCAATATACTCGACTTCCTTAGCTGGGATTAGGCGAGGTGTACCCTTAGCTCGCGCCTCAATAAACTCACCCTTTATCTTACCTTTCGCATCAACCTCAACCGCCGCATGAGCAATGTTGTATTTCTCCTCTTCGTGAGCATTGAAGTAAGTAACCTCACCGGTAATAACTCCCTTTTCTACTTTAGCGTAAGGT
Above is a genomic segment from Candidatus Nomurabacteria bacterium containing:
- the rpoC gene encoding DNA-directed RNA polymerase subunit beta'; translation: MSTKTSSFTKQAPAAPTNFTEISLRLAAPETILDWSHGEVTKPETINYRTQRPEKHGLFDERIFGPVEDYECSCKKYRGIRYKGIVCEKCGVEVTRAIVRRERMGHIDLCIPVSHIWFLRGVPSRIAMILGITASAVEKVIYFAGYIITKVSEEDRARLLKELDTEYKTKVKSLQNEEAKEALKSRMEEMRREIEGVNPGVVLDELTFHRYSIKYSTLFEARIGAEAIYDLFKQVDLPKLLEQLEKERETAGAMERAKLDKRLSLVRGMINAGVRPEWMFLVRIPVIPPAIRPMVALEGGRHASSDLNDLYRRVINRNNRLKKLIDIQAPDVILRNEKRILQEAVDALIDNSIRHGGGAYSAMSQAQRRPLKSLSDYLKSKQGYFRQNLLGKRVDYSGRSVIVIGPELALDQCGLPKHMALELFRPFVVAELLKQELAYNIRGAGRLIEDGVPEVWAILEDVIKSRHVLLNRAPTLHRQGIQAFRPVLIEGNAIQVHPLVCRAFNADFDGDQMAVHVPLSEEAQLEAKEIISANKNILKPGSAEPVVSEKLLDMALGAYWMTKIIEGAKGEGKFFASPNDAINAFDYGVIDFRAKVKVLATDTEKYQQFEGKIFETTVGRLIFNSVLPSDHHFINDVVIQKTLFTVIIDIIDSRGPEAVPPIVDKLKRLGLRYATKSGVTWGIDEVSVPKEKTAILDKSRAEELSVIEAYDEGLISRDERRRMIVEIWHRAKTEIEKALPETLDENGSAFEMWKSGARGSLGQIAQMAGMKGLIVNTRGETIEFPILSSMKEGMSPIEYFITTHGSRKGLADTALQTAKAGYLTRRLFVVAQDAIVTESDCKTKQGVNINRISASGIEIAFSKAIKGRILAEDAIDTKGRVIFPKGHLLTRLDAIAVEESTCESVVVRSPMTCKTLRGVCQHCYGIDLSTNQLVDIGEAVGTVAAQAIGEPGTQLTMNTKHAGGAASQGGDVTQGLPRVEEVFEKRQPKIPAVVSKCEGQVVGIRTEGREKVIVVAPDMTAKGAPKKKDNIEYEVHYRRVVAVSKGDTVKAGQLLTDGSALLPELFKFGGQEITQDYIISEVNKIYELQGVTIARKHIELIVKQMMSRVKITSSGESPFTVGDVVEEWIFVEENNKLKEAGKEVAKAEKLILGITETSLSRKSFLSAASFQNTTRVLINAAVKGSHDNLAGLMENVIIGKLIPAGSGFEGSRKYEMIEKMEK
- a CDS encoding DNA-directed RNA polymerase subunit beta is translated as MPQKRFQVSADPKIPLPDLIEPQRESFRWFVETALKEIFTEFSPISDYSEKKFEMKFKKYELGSPKCTPEFAKENKITYEAPLRAHVILKNKTFESEKDQEIFMTDLPVMTEHGTFIINGVERVIVPQLARSYGIFFTQTESKGKQLFGAKIIPARGVWIEIESEADGVIYVKIDRKKKFPVSSVLRVLGLEKDKDMIALLKGVERGEEYMKATIAKDPAKTTDESYIEIYKRLRDGDLATVENAREFVNSIFTPARYDLSEIGRHHFNERFGRPIDKKATDERTVSIEDFKLILSHIVVQNHEPGAVADDIDHLGFRRVRYFGEMLQQRVRVGMTRMKRNIQDRMSTIEAETSLPMQIINPRPLQAAIKEFFTTNQLSQFSQQQNILAEIEHLRTLSALGPGGLTRERASFEVRDIHPSHYGRLCPIHTPEGPNIGLILRLSMYSRVNRFGIIETPYAKVEKGVITGEVTYFNAHEEEKYNIAHAAVEVDAKGKIKGEFIEARAKGTPRLIPAKEVEYIDVATNQPFSVATSMIPFMNHDDANRTLMGSNMQKQATPCLVQEAPIVATGVEGMVARDTHRVIYASEAGEVVECDAKHIVVKNKDGKKKDYPLTSFQRTNDFSAFYHRPAVTVGDKVKRGDLLADTSSTDNGQIAVGQNALVAFMSWNGANYEDAIVISERLVKQSKFSTIHLDELEVSVRDTKLGPEVTSSDIPNVSELKLRNLDEDGIIRIGAEVRPGDILVGKVTPKGETQLSPEERLLRSIFGEKAKDVKDTSLRLEAGKRGRVIGVKIFSRDNGHQLESGVIKRIHVTIAQVRNVSVGDKLAGRHGNKGVISRILPEEDMPYTEDGQPIDVLLTPLGVPSRMNLGQILELHLGMAANTLGYQAIVPPFAGATEDHVKAELKAAGLPEDGKIQLRDGLTGDKFAQKTAVGYMYILKLHHMVEDKIHMRSIGPYSLITQQPLGGKAQIGGQRFGEMEVWALLGYGAAYTLREMLTIKSDDIVGRSAAFDAIVRGEKISHPHTPAAFNVLVNQLRGLSLDVKLDRAERPKRDYESA